Proteins encoded together in one candidate division WOR-3 bacterium window:
- a CDS encoding ABC transporter ATP-binding protein yields MKALTAEGLSFGYGNELIFDGFSLAIESGEFLGIIGPNGSGKSTLLRLLNGTLRPLRGVVNVLGKEINRLSRKEIAQTIALVPQESFFAFEWTVQEVVLMGRNPYLKLLERPRQEDLNKVAETMKLTGVQMLATKSINSISAGEKQRVLLARALAQEPQILLLDEATSHLDLAHQVALLQILKILNEQGKTIVLVSHDLNEAALCSRLLLLAQGKTVACDIPAKVLTPDLIRAAYGLEPVVTKHPCTGKPQVLFPPI; encoded by the coding sequence ATGAAAGCGCTAACTGCCGAAGGTTTAAGTTTTGGCTATGGCAACGAATTGATTTTTGATGGCTTTTCTCTCGCGATAGAATCGGGTGAGTTTTTGGGCATCATTGGCCCGAATGGTTCGGGGAAATCAACCCTTTTGCGTTTGCTTAATGGGACATTAAGACCACTGCGAGGTGTTGTTAATGTTCTGGGGAAGGAAATTAACCGTTTATCTCGAAAGGAAATTGCCCAAACAATTGCCTTAGTCCCGCAGGAGAGTTTTTTTGCCTTTGAATGGACCGTACAAGAGGTGGTGCTGATGGGACGTAATCCCTATCTCAAACTTCTCGAGCGGCCGCGGCAGGAGGATTTGAACAAGGTTGCGGAGACAATGAAGTTGACCGGGGTGCAGATGCTGGCAACAAAAAGTATCAACTCAATATCGGCGGGTGAAAAACAACGGGTGCTGCTTGCTCGGGCACTTGCCCAGGAGCCACAAATTCTCTTGCTCGATGAAGCGACTTCTCACCTTGACCTTGCGCATCAGGTGGCATTGTTGCAGATCCTGAAGATTCTAAATGAGCAAGGAAAGACGATTGTGCTGGTGTCCCACGATTTGAATGAAGCGGCATTATGTTCCCGGTTACTTTTACTGGCTCAGGGCAAAACGGTCGCCTGTGATATTCCAGCGAAGGTTTTGACTCCTGATTTAATTCGTGCCGCCTATGGTTTGGAGCCGGTTGTTACAAAGCATCCTTGTACCGGAAAACCCCAGGTTTTGTTTCCCCCGATTTAG
- the eno gene encoding phosphopyruvate hydratase, translated as MARPTIARFTAREILDSRGNPTLEVDCILANGIMGRASVPSGASVGSFEALELRDKDPNRYHGKGVLKAIASIHDVIAPRLVGMDATDQFQIDRMLIELDGTKNKSRLGANAILGVSLAVCRAAAVCAGLPIYRLLGGAGTRFTPTPFLNIINGGLHAPNNLDFQEYMIVPAGLPTFRDAIRAAAEIYQTLKKILENRNLPTTVGDEGGMAPNFASNEEPLQIIMQAIEQTGYHPGEQVYLAIDVAASTIYQDGVYLLSNPEERTVTANELIDLYSEWIERYPIISIEDGLAEEDWAGWHELTSRLGKRVQLVGDDIFVTNIERLRRGIQEGAANAVLVKPTQIGTVSETIDCVKVAMENGYRAIVSHRSGETDDHFIADLAVAVNCGQIKTGAPCRGERTAKYNRLIRIEEEDRLPYAGLKTLLR; from the coding sequence ATGGCACGACCAACAATCGCCCGTTTTACCGCCCGAGAAATCCTTGACTCTCGGGGTAACCCAACGCTGGAAGTTGATTGCATCCTCGCGAACGGAATTATGGGAAGGGCATCGGTGCCGTCCGGCGCCTCGGTTGGTTCCTTTGAAGCCCTGGAACTCCGCGACAAAGACCCGAACCGCTACCATGGTAAAGGCGTGCTCAAGGCAATCGCCAGTATTCACGATGTCATCGCGCCGCGCCTGGTAGGAATGGATGCCACCGACCAGTTTCAAATTGACCGCATGTTGATTGAACTGGACGGCACAAAAAACAAATCAAGACTCGGTGCCAATGCCATCCTTGGCGTTTCGCTTGCGGTCTGTCGCGCGGCAGCGGTCTGCGCCGGACTCCCCATCTATCGGCTGCTGGGTGGTGCTGGAACCAGATTCACCCCAACCCCATTCCTCAATATTATCAATGGCGGGCTCCACGCCCCTAACAATCTTGACTTTCAAGAGTATATGATTGTCCCTGCTGGATTACCAACCTTCCGGGATGCGATTCGCGCGGCAGCGGAAATTTACCAGACGCTAAAGAAAATTCTCGAAAACCGGAACCTTCCAACAACAGTCGGAGATGAAGGTGGAATGGCACCCAATTTTGCAAGCAACGAAGAGCCACTGCAAATCATCATGCAGGCTATCGAGCAGACAGGCTACCATCCGGGAGAACAGGTCTACCTGGCAATTGATGTTGCCGCCAGCACCATTTACCAGGACGGAGTCTATCTTCTCAGCAATCCTGAAGAACGAACCGTCACCGCCAATGAACTGATTGACCTTTATAGCGAATGGATTGAACGCTACCCGATAATCTCAATTGAAGACGGACTGGCAGAAGAAGACTGGGCTGGCTGGCACGAATTAACCTCCCGATTGGGTAAAAGGGTTCAACTGGTCGGCGACGACATCTTTGTCACCAACATCGAACGGCTCCGTCGGGGCATTCAGGAAGGTGCCGCCAATGCAGTTCTGGTAAAACCCACCCAGATTGGTACAGTAAGCGAAACAATCGACTGCGTTAAAGTGGCGATGGAAAACGGCTACCGCGCCATCGTCTCGCACCGTTCTGGTGAAACCGACGACCATTTTATTGCCGACCTTGCCGTTGCCGTTAACTGTGGTCAGATTAAAACCGGTGCCCCCTGCCGGGGTGAAAGAACCGCTAAATACAACCGACTGATCCGGATCGAAGAAGAAGACCGGCTTCCCTACGCTGGTCTAAAAACTCTTTTACGATGA
- a CDS encoding tRNA (adenine-N1)-methyltransferase, translating into MIRCGDFVLLYHSEDMKFLIRVEEQGKFSTHRGNVEFKDIIGKEYGDWVETQLGTKFYILKPTLADLLLKVKRKTTVVYPKDTGFMLLQTLVFPGARVIEVGSGSGGLTVVLASFVGPQGRVYSYERRPEFSTLAQENVARYGLEAVCEFFVLDPAEQGFQQKEVDAVFLDVPEPWTLVKPARQALKSGYALAALVPTVEQLRRLNSALGAAGFVRVRAKEILERGLFLRETGIRPVDRMVAHTAYLVFAHKTQNVEE; encoded by the coding sequence ATGATCAGGTGTGGTGATTTTGTTTTGCTCTACCATTCCGAAGATATGAAGTTTCTTATCCGCGTGGAGGAACAAGGGAAGTTTTCAACCCATCGAGGCAATGTGGAATTTAAAGATATAATTGGCAAGGAATATGGCGATTGGGTGGAAACTCAACTGGGCACGAAATTCTATATTCTTAAGCCAACGCTGGCTGACCTGCTATTGAAGGTAAAGAGAAAAACGACGGTGGTTTATCCCAAAGACACGGGTTTTATGTTGCTGCAGACACTCGTATTTCCCGGAGCCCGGGTTATTGAAGTGGGTTCAGGGTCCGGTGGTTTGACAGTGGTTCTGGCTTCGTTTGTTGGGCCGCAGGGGCGGGTTTATTCGTATGAGCGACGGCCGGAATTTAGCACCCTCGCGCAGGAGAATGTCGCAAGATATGGGCTGGAAGCGGTCTGTGAATTTTTCGTTTTAGACCCAGCAGAACAGGGCTTTCAGCAAAAAGAGGTGGATGCGGTTTTTCTTGATGTGCCTGAACCTTGGACTCTCGTCAAACCGGCGCGGCAGGCTTTGAAGAGTGGTTATGCCCTTGCGGCACTGGTGCCGACCGTAGAGCAGTTACGGCGGCTTAATTCGGCACTGGGAGCGGCAGGGTTTGTGCGCGTTCGGGCAAAAGAGATTCTTGAACGGGGTTTATTTTTGCGCGAGACCGGGATTCGGCCGGTAGACAGAATGGTAGCACATACTGCTTATCTGGTTTTTGCTCACAAGACCCAAAATGTGGAAGAGTAG
- a CDS encoding MarR family transcriptional regulator: MEWLGPILVRGLRLLSSVEALGQEFSFSQAMVLITLLNMRQTSMNKLAEVLGISKANASGLVDRLVKKRLVERDRSTEDRRVVLVQLTPAGIKTAQQLAKLNRQGLVKMMRRIPDQNLKVFIDTLEQLAQGLIAKK; this comes from the coding sequence TTGGAATGGCTCGGACCGATTCTTGTCCGGGGTTTGAGGCTATTGAGTTCGGTTGAGGCGTTAGGGCAGGAGTTTTCTTTTTCCCAGGCAATGGTACTTATAACCTTATTGAATATGCGGCAGACCAGTATGAATAAGCTGGCTGAGGTTCTGGGAATTTCTAAAGCCAATGCCAGTGGTCTTGTGGACCGGTTAGTGAAGAAAAGGTTGGTAGAGCGTGACCGGTCTACTGAAGACCGGCGGGTGGTTTTAGTACAATTAACCCCGGCTGGAATTAAGACGGCGCAGCAACTGGCAAAGTTGAACCGTCAGGGGTTGGTGAAGATGATGCGGCGCATCCCCGACCAAAACCTGAAGGTTTTTATCGACACCTTAGAACAACTGGCGCAGGGGCTAATAGCAAAGAAGTAA
- a CDS encoding MMPL family transporter: MGAGFFLRRLRIEADVIQLLPENEPGVRVLKVVDDDFGGSDQVVVLVETDNLFAPGRLMQLDSLVQGLEGLPAVNEVVALTNLQDVVGVSEEVIISRVIESIPSSETGLKKLRERLLSDERYRGRLLAEDGNSMLLLVRLRPGVDKLLAVQEIEKEVQKKWRGTQVSLTGSAALMKFMRDWMMQDLTRLIPLVVLVLVLVFVFLFRNWRGVVLPLLTVGIAVLWTLGVIGLSGQPLTVVLIVLPPVLLSVGSAYGIHIVERWIQERRKGICGRELVQAVVGNTGMPVFLAMATTVVGFGANMVMRINAIRAFAIFSVVGVIFSFILAVVFLPALLVLLERRIRCHIGLPTRMLKGRGSIFERWADWIGRGRIPVLICAAIIMIGSLFWGVKVKPETDFVRYFKPNSSPTRAAKIVNEQFGGELQFEIIVEGDIQDPAVLRQMEKFTNELKQVQYVTHVTSIVEVLKKANRAFHGDDPKFEVIPDTRDGVAQFLLLLSFSGSDYLASMVTSDYARARIAAQFSQERSSEIGKAVIEIRNLIKRNFGSDVKVELGGMPLAVYALHRGIATSQLWSIIVAFLAVFVIIAASFRSVRFGLAGMVPIGFTLTVAFGVMGVLGIEVDIVTAMLGAIALGIGIDYSCHFLGRFQEESGNGVDRKECLRRTLAGVGPPVIINALAVGLGFAVLAFASLVIIQKFGLLIAGAMFLSGIGALVLLPAIFVGFRDKSNIKGGQNG; the protein is encoded by the coding sequence GTGGGGGCGGGGTTTTTTCTGCGCCGTTTGAGGATTGAAGCCGATGTAATACAACTTTTGCCCGAGAATGAGCCTGGAGTTAGGGTGTTAAAAGTTGTGGACGATGATTTCGGTGGTTCCGACCAGGTGGTGGTGCTGGTGGAAACAGATAATTTATTTGCGCCCGGCAGGTTGATGCAGTTAGACAGTCTGGTGCAAGGTCTTGAAGGGCTGCCAGCGGTAAACGAAGTAGTAGCGCTCACCAATCTTCAGGATGTCGTTGGAGTAAGTGAGGAGGTGATAATATCCCGGGTGATTGAATCGATACCTTCGAGTGAAACAGGGTTAAAGAAACTACGGGAACGGCTTTTAAGCGATGAGCGGTATCGGGGAAGATTGCTTGCCGAGGATGGTAACAGCATGCTGTTGCTTGTTCGGTTGAGACCTGGCGTTGACAAGTTGTTAGCAGTACAGGAGATTGAAAAGGAGGTACAGAAAAAATGGCGTGGCACCCAGGTGTCGCTGACGGGTTCCGCCGCTCTGATGAAATTTATGCGCGACTGGATGATGCAGGACCTGACCCGACTCATTCCGCTGGTTGTGCTTGTACTGGTGCTGGTGTTTGTCTTTCTGTTTCGTAACTGGCGTGGGGTGGTTCTACCTTTACTGACCGTTGGCATTGCGGTGCTATGGACTTTGGGGGTTATTGGTTTGAGCGGACAACCTTTGACTGTGGTTTTGATAGTTTTACCTCCGGTGTTGCTTTCGGTGGGCAGTGCATATGGCATTCATATCGTAGAACGCTGGATTCAGGAAAGGCGGAAGGGCATATGTGGTCGGGAACTTGTTCAGGCGGTCGTGGGTAATACCGGAATGCCTGTGTTTCTGGCGATGGCAACAACGGTTGTCGGATTTGGCGCAAATATGGTGATGAGAATTAATGCGATTCGTGCTTTTGCAATTTTCTCTGTGGTGGGCGTGATATTTTCCTTCATTTTGGCGGTAGTGTTTTTGCCCGCGTTGCTTGTTTTGCTGGAACGGAGAATAAGGTGTCACATCGGGCTACCGACAAGGATGTTGAAAGGTAGAGGTTCAATTTTTGAAAGGTGGGCAGATTGGATTGGGCGTGGTCGCATACCGGTACTTATTTGTGCCGCTATTATTATGATTGGCTCGCTATTTTGGGGTGTGAAAGTGAAACCCGAGACCGATTTTGTCCGCTATTTCAAGCCCAATTCCAGTCCAACCCGGGCAGCGAAAATTGTCAATGAACAGTTTGGTGGAGAATTGCAATTTGAGATTATTGTTGAGGGCGACATTCAGGATCCGGCGGTTTTGCGGCAAATGGAGAAATTTACCAACGAATTAAAACAGGTGCAGTATGTTACTCATGTCACTTCGATTGTTGAGGTGTTAAAAAAAGCCAATCGGGCGTTTCATGGCGACGACCCGAAGTTTGAGGTGATTCCTGATACGAGAGATGGTGTTGCGCAATTTTTGTTATTACTTTCTTTCTCCGGTTCGGACTATCTGGCTAGTATGGTTACGAGTGATTACGCCCGGGCAAGGATTGCCGCCCAGTTTAGTCAGGAGAGGAGTAGCGAGATTGGCAAGGCGGTGATAGAGATTCGTAATTTGATTAAGCGAAACTTCGGTTCTGATGTGAAGGTTGAGCTGGGTGGGATGCCTCTGGCGGTTTACGCCTTGCATCGAGGGATTGCCACAAGCCAGTTATGGAGCATTATCGTGGCATTTCTTGCCGTATTTGTTATTATCGCCGCTTCTTTCCGCTCGGTGCGTTTTGGATTGGCAGGGATGGTTCCCATTGGCTTTACTTTAACGGTTGCCTTTGGGGTTATGGGCGTGCTGGGTATTGAGGTTGATATCGTCACTGCAATGCTCGGGGCAATCGCCTTAGGGATTGGGATTGATTACTCCTGTCATTTTCTCGGCCGTTTTCAGGAGGAAAGCGGAAACGGCGTTGACCGTAAGGAGTGCCTGCGCCGTACCCTTGCGGGTGTTGGACCACCGGTTATCATCAATGCCCTGGCAGTTGGCCTTGGTTTTGCAGTGCTGGCGTTTGCTTCTCTGGTGATAATTCAGAAGTTCGGGCTTCTGATTGCCGGTGCGATGTTTCTATCCGGCATCGGTGCGCTGGTCTTGTTACCGGCAATTTTCGTTGGATTTAGAGATAAAAGCAATATAAAAGGAGGTCAGAATGGGTAA
- a CDS encoding septum formation initiator family protein, producing MSGKRKSVLLLTGGTLLLLSLIFLPGPNGLVRVLLKLYRIKQHQTAILQLKNEADTLEQKIKLWQDPRYATKMAHNVFGSDTTPHSDTIK from the coding sequence ATGAGTGGTAAGCGCAAAAGTGTTTTGCTTCTTACCGGGGGTACGCTGCTCCTGCTTAGCCTCATATTCCTCCCTGGCCCCAACGGACTGGTGCGGGTACTTTTGAAACTGTACCGTATCAAACAGCACCAGACCGCCATCCTTCAATTGAAAAACGAAGCAGACACACTGGAACAAAAAATAAAACTCTGGCAGGACCCGCGTTATGCCACAAAAATGGCACACAATGTTTTCGGTTCCGACACAACGCCACACTCGGACACGATAAAATAA
- a CDS encoding serine hydroxymethyltransferase, translated as MTAKKLLEIDPEVFDAIVKETDRQHSNLELIASENFCSEAVLAALGSVLTNKYAEGYPKKRYYGGCRYVDIAEELAIQRAKELFGCDHANVQPHSGTQANIAAYLTLAQPGDTIMGLSLSHGGHLSHGHPINFSGRYFKVVHYTVDPNTEMLDYEAIRKLAREHKPRVIVSGASAYPRIIHFDRFQEICDEVGAAQLADIAHIAGPVAAGLHPSPVPYADIVTTTTHKTLRGPRGAIIMCKAKYAEELDKVVFPGTQGGPLEHCIAAKAVAFKEALTPEFKEYQRQTLANARTLAEELAKRGFRLCTGGTDNHLMLVDLRPKNIKGRDAERLLGKVGITVNRNTIPFDPEKPFIASGMRLGTPALTTRGMKEPEMVKIAELIDRTITAGEDETQLEKIKAEVKELVDAFPLYPERRAEYQTILSKE; from the coding sequence ATGACGGCAAAAAAACTATTGGAAATTGACCCGGAAGTTTTCGACGCAATTGTCAAAGAAACCGACCGGCAGCACTCCAATTTAGAATTAATCGCTTCCGAAAACTTCTGCTCGGAAGCGGTACTTGCGGCACTTGGGTCGGTTTTAACCAATAAGTATGCTGAAGGTTATCCGAAAAAAAGGTATTACGGCGGATGCCGATATGTTGACATTGCCGAAGAGTTAGCAATTCAGCGCGCCAAGGAGTTGTTCGGCTGTGACCACGCCAATGTCCAGCCCCATTCCGGCACACAGGCGAATATCGCCGCTTATTTAACACTGGCTCAACCCGGTGACACCATTATGGGACTGTCGCTTTCGCACGGTGGCCACCTTTCCCATGGCCATCCGATAAATTTCTCAGGCCGCTATTTCAAGGTTGTTCATTACACCGTTGACCCGAACACCGAAATGCTCGACTATGAAGCGATTCGAAAACTGGCGCGGGAACACAAACCACGGGTCATTGTTAGCGGTGCATCTGCTTACCCGCGGATTATTCACTTTGACCGATTTCAGGAAATCTGCGATGAGGTTGGTGCCGCCCAGCTTGCCGATATCGCCCACATTGCTGGTCCGGTTGCCGCGGGTCTGCATCCATCACCCGTCCCCTATGCTGACATCGTTACGACGACAACTCACAAAACCCTGCGCGGTCCCCGGGGCGCAATCATAATGTGTAAGGCAAAGTATGCCGAAGAACTGGACAAAGTAGTTTTCCCGGGCACACAAGGTGGTCCGCTTGAGCATTGCATTGCCGCAAAGGCGGTGGCTTTCAAAGAGGCTCTAACACCCGAATTCAAAGAGTATCAGCGCCAAACTCTTGCCAATGCCCGAACCTTAGCCGAAGAGTTGGCGAAGCGGGGCTTCCGCCTCTGTACCGGCGGCACCGACAACCATCTGATGCTCGTTGACCTGCGGCCGAAGAACATCAAAGGGCGCGATGCAGAACGGCTTCTGGGAAAGGTCGGTATCACCGTCAACCGCAACACCATCCCCTTTGACCCGGAAAAACCTTTCATCGCCTCGGGAATGCGGCTGGGCACTCCCGCACTCACAACCCGCGGTATGAAGGAACCGGAAATGGTAAAAATTGCCGAACTGATTGACCGAACCATCACCGCTGGTGAAGACGAAACTCAACTGGAAAAAATCAAAGCCGAAGTTAAAGAACTGGTTGACGCCTTTCCGCTTTATCCGGAACGGCGAGCCGAGTATCAAACCATCCTTTCCAAGGAGTAA
- a CDS encoding iron ABC transporter permease, whose amino-acid sequence MLSILTGPGGFSYRILNQVLLFRLPRVLVGVVAGGVLAVVGGAFQGLLRNPLVDPWTLGVASGAALGAAFAIVTGTGSSVLLPVFAFSGAVLAIALVYVLARGRGGLTVIRLVLAGVIVSFFFSSLVMLVMVISHRSLGEAVYLMMGSLTVVFTRKSLALFVISAILALAGCGWLMVHNRELDVISLSEETALSLGVDVQRLTRMVFLVGSVAVGLIVAWTGAISFVGLVVPHLVRMLFGPKHSQVLPGSFLLGAGVLLFADVLVRTLTPTGLPLSVVTALVGVPFFIYLLRTRV is encoded by the coding sequence GTGCTTTCAATTTTAACCGGGCCTGGGGGTTTTTCTTATCGTATACTCAACCAGGTGCTTCTTTTCCGGTTGCCCCGGGTTTTAGTGGGCGTTGTTGCTGGTGGGGTACTGGCGGTAGTAGGTGGTGCATTCCAGGGGCTGTTGCGCAACCCGCTGGTGGACCCCTGGACGCTTGGTGTTGCGAGTGGTGCGGCACTAGGGGCGGCTTTTGCCATTGTTACCGGCACCGGGTCAAGTGTACTTTTACCAGTTTTTGCTTTTTCAGGAGCGGTTCTGGCAATCGCACTGGTGTATGTTCTTGCTCGGGGGCGAGGCGGTTTAACTGTTATTCGGCTTGTTTTAGCCGGAGTTATTGTCAGTTTTTTCTTCTCCAGTTTGGTGATGCTGGTAATGGTTATTTCGCATCGATCACTTGGCGAGGCGGTTTACCTGATGATGGGGAGTTTGACGGTGGTCTTTACCCGAAAGTCACTTGCTCTTTTTGTTATCTCTGCGATTTTAGCACTGGCCGGATGTGGCTGGTTAATGGTTCATAATCGGGAGCTGGATGTTATTTCCCTGAGCGAAGAAACAGCGCTGAGTTTGGGGGTTGATGTTCAGCGGTTGACAAGAATGGTCTTTCTGGTAGGGTCGGTTGCGGTTGGTTTGATTGTTGCCTGGACCGGGGCAATAAGTTTTGTTGGTTTGGTGGTTCCTCATCTGGTAAGGATGCTATTTGGTCCAAAACACAGTCAGGTTTTGCCGGGCTCTTTTCTGCTCGGTGCCGGGGTTTTGCTATTTGCCGATGTGCTGGTCCGCACATTGACGCCAACAGGTTTACCGTTATCAGTTGTTACGGCGCTGGTCGGTGTACCTTTCTTTATCTATCTCTTGCGAACCAGGGTATGA
- a CDS encoding NHL repeat-containing protein, with protein MFAVLTTLLFAEATTLVAPPFSHTLGFTRVSSFYLNMFLGKDFRVDNPQGLACAKIKEEEDTTTWRDDALLTLFAVNSNTGQIVYNVKLVRPGIFGAQGQGVGQFNHPHGITCNEDGDVYVADTDNNRLVRLRYTGGKLHWVTVVDSTLNHPYDVTMDSKGRVFVTDTDNDQIVVYAPDNNRIATLTPGLKKPSAIAILDHLAPFNETGLDLLVVVDHSGTTVNQLSTSGEILRSVDYRRIGLDSAYFAYCAFDRHGNVYVTDMLNSQIHIFAPGLKYIVSFGRTASSKSDQPVFNAPRGIAIGRKFGQLFVSEADGGQYYLIALDGYLIGCYPEQFKADKPGTTIALYLTQRAEIIVEISDSTGNIIRSLTPPYHQGPGEVLIVWDGRDNEGNIVPIGEYHIKTIIRPTYSRPRYTLKKELFTRVVRLPG; from the coding sequence GTGTTTGCAGTATTAACAACTTTACTATTTGCCGAAGCAACAACATTGGTCGCACCACCATTTTCCCACACCCTTGGATTCACCCGGGTAAGTAGTTTTTACCTCAATATGTTCCTCGGCAAAGATTTTCGGGTTGATAATCCCCAGGGGTTAGCCTGTGCCAAAATCAAAGAAGAGGAAGACACCACCACTTGGCGGGATGATGCCCTGCTGACCCTGTTTGCCGTAAACTCCAACACCGGGCAAATTGTCTACAACGTCAAACTCGTCCGGCCGGGCATTTTTGGTGCTCAAGGACAGGGTGTAGGTCAATTCAACCACCCCCATGGAATCACCTGCAATGAAGACGGTGATGTCTATGTGGCTGACACCGACAACAACCGACTGGTTCGGTTGCGCTACACCGGTGGTAAACTCCATTGGGTGACCGTAGTTGATTCAACCTTAAATCACCCTTATGATGTTACGATGGATTCCAAGGGTCGAGTGTTTGTCACCGATACCGACAACGACCAAATCGTCGTTTATGCCCCGGACAACAACCGAATCGCCACCTTAACCCCGGGGCTAAAAAAACCGAGCGCGATTGCGATTCTTGACCACCTTGCCCCTTTTAATGAAACCGGTCTTGATTTACTGGTAGTCGTTGACCATTCAGGCACAACCGTAAATCAGCTGTCAACTTCCGGTGAAATTTTGCGCTCGGTCGATTACCGACGCATCGGATTGGATAGCGCTTATTTTGCCTATTGTGCCTTTGACCGCCATGGTAATGTTTATGTAACCGACATGCTAAATTCCCAGATTCACATCTTCGCACCGGGTTTAAAATACATCGTTTCCTTTGGCCGTACCGCATCAAGTAAATCTGACCAGCCCGTTTTCAATGCACCGCGCGGTATCGCAATTGGTAGGAAATTTGGTCAACTGTTTGTCAGTGAAGCCGATGGAGGTCAGTACTATTTAATTGCGCTTGATGGTTACCTCATCGGTTGCTACCCGGAACAGTTCAAAGCCGACAAACCCGGCACCACCATCGCGCTCTATCTCACTCAACGGGCTGAAATCATCGTTGAAATTAGCGATTCCACAGGCAACATTATTAGAAGCCTTACGCCCCCCTATCACCAGGGACCGGGCGAAGTTCTTATCGTGTGGGACGGCAGAGACAACGAAGGTAACATCGTCCCTATAGGTGAATACCATATTAAAACAATTATCCGCCCCACCTACTCACGCCCGAGGTATACATTAAAAAAAGAGCTTTTCACCCGGGTTGTGCGTCTACCGGGATAA
- a CDS encoding cobalamin-binding protein, with amino-acid sequence MMRYSGCALWLIMLMVVNCGVHKERQIPEKRVKCVSLVPSVTEIIFAIGAEDMLVGTTNQCDFPPAAKEKTKVGDFQSPDIERIVSLKPDVVFATQPIHQRLIERLAEFKVQVYVSNPADVEGVFAEIESVGVILRRTKEAERLVAALRRRLDSLPTFSYKPKVYVEISMAPLMSVGQGVFINDIISRAGGQNIFQHLNIPYPVVDPEAVVQENPDVILLLHPLANKDELKKRVGWSNINAVLSGRIYTGLDEDLFFRPGPRVVDGVILLARILHPERFR; translated from the coding sequence ATGATGCGCTACTCAGGTTGCGCCCTTTGGCTGATCATGTTGATGGTGGTCAATTGTGGTGTCCATAAAGAGCGCCAGATACCAGAAAAGAGGGTAAAATGTGTTTCGCTTGTGCCCAGTGTAACAGAAATAATTTTTGCCATTGGAGCAGAGGATATGCTTGTTGGAACGACAAATCAGTGTGATTTCCCGCCGGCTGCCAAGGAGAAGACCAAGGTTGGTGATTTTCAATCTCCGGACATTGAACGAATTGTATCTTTGAAACCTGATGTCGTTTTTGCCACTCAGCCAATACATCAACGTCTTATCGAAAGGCTTGCGGAGTTTAAAGTGCAGGTCTATGTGTCGAATCCGGCTGATGTTGAAGGGGTATTTGCTGAGATTGAGTCCGTGGGTGTGATACTAAGACGGACAAAGGAAGCGGAAAGGTTGGTGGCCGCTTTACGCCGCCGACTTGATTCATTGCCAACCTTTTCTTATAAGCCGAAAGTTTATGTCGAAATTTCAATGGCGCCACTGATGAGTGTTGGTCAGGGGGTATTTATCAATGACATCATCTCCCGGGCAGGCGGACAAAATATTTTTCAGCACCTTAATATACCTTACCCGGTTGTTGACCCGGAAGCGGTTGTCCAGGAAAATCCGGATGTAATTCTCTTACTCCATCCATTGGCTAATAAGGATGAGTTAAAAAAGCGCGTAGGCTGGTCAAATATCAATGCCGTGCTTTCGGGAAGAATTTACACCGGTCTGGATGAAGACCTTTTTTTTCGTCCTGGTCCCAGGGTCGTTGATGGTGTGATACTACTTGCTCGGATACTCCATCCCGAGAGGTTTCGGTAG